A region of Moorena producens PAL-8-15-08-1 DNA encodes the following proteins:
- a CDS encoding sigma-70 family RNA polymerase sigma factor, translated as MRGNPELSVRSAQASKEDSAAAKITSTDTELVLQCQQGNQQSFRQLYRRYQQRVRSTIYQLCGAYALDDLVQEVFLRVWKGLPKLRQPSQFSTWLYRICWNVASDQRRNLQRQRALNLQLPEDTADLPLKNAKSSHTPDLMQLHYQDMIQKGMQQLSLNHRAVLVLHDLEDLPQKEVAKILGIALGTVKSRLFHARTSLRKYIIQQQGEMP; from the coding sequence GTGAGGGGGAACCCAGAGTTGTCAGTCAGATCAGCCCAGGCTTCCAAAGAAGATTCTGCTGCTGCAAAAATAACCAGCACAGACACAGAGTTGGTATTGCAGTGCCAACAGGGGAACCAGCAGAGTTTTCGCCAACTATACCGACGCTATCAGCAGCGCGTCAGGTCAACTATCTATCAGCTATGTGGTGCTTATGCTCTTGATGATTTAGTACAAGAGGTGTTCCTACGAGTTTGGAAAGGCTTACCAAAACTGCGGCAACCCTCACAGTTCTCCACCTGGCTTTACCGCATCTGCTGGAATGTGGCATCGGATCAGCGGCGCAATTTGCAACGGCAACGTGCTTTAAACCTTCAACTTCCAGAGGACACAGCTGATCTACCCCTAAAAAATGCCAAATCCTCCCATACTCCTGATCTTATGCAGTTGCACTATCAGGACATGATTCAAAAAGGAATGCAGCAGCTGAGCTTGAACCATCGTGCTGTGCTGGTGCTACATGATTTAGAGGATTTGCCACAAAAGGAAGTTGCTAAAATTTTGGGCATAGCTCTCGGAACGGTTAAGTCTCGTCTTTTCCACGCTCGAACTTCCCTACGGAAATATATCATCCAACAACAAGGAGAGATGCCATGA
- a CDS encoding Spy/CpxP family protein refolding chaperone: MSILMVTLTGCTAVANSNPVTSQLIPNPEGQQHRKSIKDRLVKQLNLNQVQRQQLNAIKLEYEESIIDLRQEVSQAKQTLSELMVGTADRETIRTQYQQVQLLNRQLGELHFESMLQMREVMTPEQRIQFAQFMRQRRNQNPLSD; encoded by the coding sequence TTGTCAATTCTCATGGTTACCCTGACTGGCTGCACTGCTGTAGCTAACTCCAACCCTGTAACCTCTCAATTGATTCCCAACCCTGAGGGTCAACAACACCGAAAATCGATTAAGGATAGGTTAGTGAAGCAACTGAATCTCAACCAGGTGCAAAGGCAGCAGCTAAATGCTATTAAGCTAGAGTATGAAGAATCCATTATAGATCTTCGTCAGGAAGTGAGTCAAGCCAAGCAGACATTAAGTGAGTTGATGGTGGGTACAGCTGACAGAGAAACTATCCGCACTCAATACCAACAGGTTCAACTATTGAACCGGCAGCTAGGAGAGTTACACTTTGAGAGTATGTTGCAGATGCGAGAGGTGATGACTCCTGAACAACGCATCCAGTTTGCTCAATTCATGAGACAGCGCCGCAACCAAAACCCTCTATCGGATTAG
- a CDS encoding GumC family protein — protein sequence MESRSSIDLDISQYLLLLKRRWLPAVAIFLFTVISAAWSTLFLKPSYEAEGKLLFKIDRTAFLTGLGEEIDQLRPLVDAQNPLSTEVEVIYSHPLLQQIIDQLNLTDNEGLPLEPEALKRRLTIKIVGGTDVVRLSYKGNNSDKGAAVINQLMRLYIENQILSKKSEAAKAREFITNQLPQSEANVRQAEAALRQFKERNQVVSLTEEARSLVAVMADLDSQITTVQAQLEEANAQAAGLRNQVGLNPQQAIAISALSQSTSVQGVLQELQEVERQLAVGRNRYGKNHPIMIRLTKQQRSLTGHLQQQINQILGSQSLASTQIQITQGLLEVDQLKQKLINDFIESEVKRQSLAEGLATLAKARIGYEQRVNVLPRLEQTQQQLEQRVQAARLTYETLLKNLNELKVAENQDTANARIIEPAIVPKKPLGDKKLKVLALGVMLGVTLATTAILLLEMRDRSIKTLKEVKQLLRYPVLGVIPVFKHKKLSRRRDDLFFGGELPVRDQPHSMVSEVYRMIQANLKFLKSDHPPKVIVVTSSVSKEGKSTVSANLAAAMAQLGRRVLLIDADMRHPCQHYIWQVMNVAGLSQVLIGEVPLELVICQAMENLDLLTAGVMPPNPLALLDSKQMASLIQEFSTQYDFVIIDAPPLLLTADALCLSPMTDGMLLVARPGVLDFANANVAKQMLDSSGQTVLGLVANAVIQKDESIGYFYQSQEYFHHGSVRRLAQRQAQTKKTSNVSRK from the coding sequence ATGGAGTCTAGAAGTTCTATAGATCTCGATATTAGCCAATACTTACTACTATTGAAACGTCGTTGGTTGCCAGCGGTTGCTATTTTCCTATTTACAGTTATCTCAGCAGCCTGGTCTACCTTGTTTCTCAAGCCTTCCTATGAAGCTGAAGGAAAACTACTGTTTAAGATAGACCGAACCGCTTTCTTGACTGGGTTGGGGGAGGAAATTGACCAGTTACGCCCTCTGGTTGATGCCCAGAACCCTCTGAGTACTGAAGTTGAGGTGATTTACTCCCACCCGCTTCTGCAACAGATCATTGATCAACTAAACCTTACTGATAACGAAGGTCTACCTTTGGAACCGGAAGCCCTCAAAAGAAGGCTCACTATCAAAATTGTGGGTGGTACCGATGTGGTTAGGCTTTCCTACAAGGGTAACAACTCAGACAAAGGGGCAGCGGTGATCAATCAATTAATGAGGCTTTATATAGAGAATCAGATCCTATCCAAAAAGTCGGAAGCAGCAAAAGCCCGTGAGTTTATTACTAACCAACTTCCTCAAAGTGAAGCCAATGTCAGGCAAGCAGAAGCTGCTCTACGCCAATTTAAAGAACGCAATCAGGTTGTATCCCTCACAGAAGAAGCCCGGTCTTTGGTAGCGGTGATGGCTGACTTAGACAGCCAAATTACCACAGTTCAAGCTCAACTTGAAGAAGCCAATGCCCAAGCTGCTGGCTTGAGAAACCAGGTCGGTCTTAATCCCCAGCAGGCAATTGCTATCAGTGCCCTGAGTCAGTCTACTTCCGTACAGGGGGTACTCCAAGAACTGCAAGAGGTTGAGCGGCAATTAGCGGTTGGGAGAAATCGTTACGGTAAAAATCACCCGATCATGATTCGGCTGACCAAGCAGCAACGCTCCCTCACAGGTCATTTACAACAGCAGATTAATCAAATACTAGGCTCTCAGAGTCTGGCTAGTACTCAGATACAAATTACTCAAGGGCTTTTAGAAGTTGACCAGCTCAAACAAAAACTGATTAACGATTTTATTGAATCAGAAGTCAAACGTCAAAGTTTAGCAGAAGGATTAGCAACTCTTGCTAAGGCTAGAATTGGCTATGAACAACGGGTCAATGTTCTTCCTCGGTTGGAGCAAACTCAGCAGCAGCTCGAACAACGAGTCCAAGCTGCCCGCTTGACCTATGAAACCCTGTTGAAAAATCTCAATGAATTAAAGGTCGCAGAAAACCAAGATACCGCTAATGCTCGCATCATTGAACCAGCAATAGTTCCTAAAAAGCCTTTAGGTGATAAGAAATTAAAGGTGTTGGCTCTAGGGGTGATGTTGGGGGTCACACTAGCCACGACTGCTATCTTGCTCTTGGAAATGAGAGACCGCTCCATCAAAACTCTCAAAGAAGTCAAGCAGTTATTAAGATATCCTGTGCTAGGGGTGATTCCAGTTTTCAAGCACAAGAAGCTCTCCCGTCGTCGGGATGACCTATTCTTTGGAGGGGAATTGCCGGTAAGAGACCAGCCTCATTCCATGGTGAGTGAAGTCTACCGGATGATTCAAGCGAATCTGAAATTTCTCAAGTCTGATCACCCACCTAAAGTTATTGTAGTCACTAGCTCCGTTTCCAAAGAAGGCAAATCTACGGTATCAGCAAACTTGGCCGCTGCTATGGCTCAACTGGGGCGTCGGGTCTTGCTGATTGATGCCGATATGCGTCACCCCTGTCAGCATTATATTTGGCAAGTAATGAATGTGGCTGGTTTGAGCCAGGTACTGATTGGTGAAGTGCCTCTAGAGCTTGTCATCTGTCAAGCTATGGAAAATCTTGATCTTCTCACCGCTGGAGTAATGCCTCCTAATCCTTTGGCACTCCTGGATTCTAAGCAAATGGCTTCCCTGATTCAAGAATTTTCAACCCAATATGACTTTGTGATTATTGATGCCCCACCCTTACTTCTGACTGCTGATGCCCTTTGCTTAAGTCCAATGACTGATGGCATGTTGTTGGTGGCTCGACCAGGTGTTCTGGATTTCGCTAATGCTAATGTGGCTAAACAAATGTTAGATAGTTCTGGTCAGACGGTTTTGGGTTTGGTGGCTAATGCTGTCATTCAAAAAGATGAATCGATTGGTTACTTTTACCAATCACAGGAATACTTCCATCATGGCTCAGTCAGAAGATTGGCACAGCGTCAAGCTCAGACTAAAAAAACCTCGAATGTTTCCCGTAAATGA
- a CDS encoding alkaline phosphatase family protein, which produces MKTPVIAIGLDAADPVLLEKWMSQGHLKTLNKIRQEGIYGRLNNTVNYNNNKTVEFSSTEPLWVMFSTGCLPDKTGFWDTIKFYPDTYKVVCDKVYSGYDYKEYNPFYALGDDYRVAAFDVPVSALSDQINGLQILGWGGHYPFVPSHSQPPELLPNIIAQYGKNPVLHKDNGRWWDPVYFKWIQEALKTSISTRSEICRDLLQREPWDLFVTGFGETHSAGHDLWDRSQPDHQLYPYQSKKNGKAGDPMLKIFEAVDDAIAKILAAAPKDAYILCFAVHGMAANVTDLMSMMFLPELLYRYNFPGKYAITPSKIGVTPPAPITRPIRNSWPGEVWRKIYEPNPIKQLFNTWTHKAFLQSGQHGLLSPYPLMKHKVQLGWMPATLYTPLWPKMKAFALPAFADGHIRINLKGRERDGIVEPSEYDALCDNLTDFLYRLTDGRTGEPLVKQVVRTHNVATDDNPKLPDADLVVVWHECPTDVVDSPDVGRIGPITYNRPGGHRARGFLMASGPGITPGSSLPEAHPVDIAPTILTLMGAPIPDYFDGKSLLSPTFSISA; this is translated from the coding sequence ATGAAAACCCCTGTAATTGCGATTGGACTGGATGCAGCTGACCCCGTCTTGTTAGAGAAGTGGATGTCCCAAGGACATCTGAAGACCCTCAACAAAATACGGCAAGAAGGAATCTATGGTCGCCTTAACAATACGGTTAACTACAACAATAATAAGACAGTTGAATTTTCCTCCACCGAACCCTTGTGGGTGATGTTTTCTACCGGTTGTTTACCAGATAAAACCGGTTTTTGGGATACCATAAAATTCTATCCAGACACTTATAAAGTAGTCTGCGACAAAGTTTATAGTGGATACGATTATAAAGAATATAATCCCTTTTATGCCTTAGGTGATGACTACCGTGTTGCTGCCTTTGATGTACCAGTATCAGCACTGTCAGATCAAATTAATGGCTTACAAATTTTGGGTTGGGGGGGACATTATCCCTTTGTGCCAAGCCATTCCCAACCGCCGGAATTATTGCCCAATATTATTGCCCAATACGGCAAAAACCCAGTGCTCCATAAAGATAATGGTCGCTGGTGGGATCCAGTTTATTTTAAATGGATTCAGGAAGCTCTAAAAACAAGTATCTCCACCCGCTCAGAGATTTGTCGGGATTTACTTCAGCGTGAACCGTGGGACTTGTTCGTGACCGGTTTCGGTGAAACTCACAGTGCTGGTCATGACCTGTGGGACCGCAGCCAACCAGATCACCAGCTCTACCCTTACCAGAGCAAAAAGAATGGTAAGGCTGGAGACCCTATGCTGAAAATCTTTGAAGCGGTGGATGATGCGATCGCAAAAATTCTCGCTGCTGCCCCTAAGGATGCCTATATCTTATGTTTCGCAGTTCATGGCATGGCTGCCAATGTTACTGATTTGATGAGCATGATGTTCCTGCCAGAATTGCTCTATCGGTATAACTTCCCTGGCAAATATGCCATTACTCCCAGCAAAATCGGAGTCACTCCCCCAGCACCAATTACTCGTCCAATCCGCAACTCTTGGCCAGGGGAAGTATGGCGAAAGATTTATGAACCCAATCCCATTAAGCAGTTGTTCAACACCTGGACCCATAAAGCCTTTTTACAATCTGGCCAGCACGGTTTACTCTCCCCTTATCCCCTCATGAAGCACAAGGTGCAATTGGGTTGGATGCCAGCTACTCTATATACTCCCCTGTGGCCCAAGATGAAAGCCTTTGCTTTACCCGCCTTTGCTGATGGACATATTCGCATCAACCTCAAAGGACGGGAACGAGATGGTATTGTTGAGCCTTCCGAGTATGATGCTCTGTGCGATAACCTAACAGACTTCCTTTATCGCCTTACCGATGGCAGGACAGGAGAACCATTAGTTAAACAAGTAGTGCGCACCCATAACGTAGCCACAGATGATAACCCCAAACTGCCAGATGCTGACCTAGTAGTCGTATGGCACGAGTGTCCCACAGATGTAGTGGATAGTCCTGATGTGGGACGCATTGGTCCAATTACCTATAATCGCCCTGGTGGTCACCGAGCCAGAGGCTTTTTGATGGCAAGCGGACCAGGAATTACCCCAGGTTCTAGTTTGCCAGAGGCTCATCCTGTAGATATAGCCCCAACCATCTTGACGTTGATGGGAGCACCGATTCCAGACTACTTTGATGGCAAATCTCTACTTAGTCCGACTTTTTCCATCTCAGCCTGA